The genomic region TCCGTGCCGCGCAGCGGGCCGGCCCCGGCCGCGTCGCGGGGCTCGGCCACCAGGCCGGCGGTCAGATCTGGGGACACGGCGAACTCTCCGGGGGTTGCGCTGGTCGCGGGCCTGCCGGCCGCGGGGGGCGGTGGCGCCGGACCGTCGCCGGCAGCCGATCGGTCATGCCCGGGCCAGGGCGGCGCGGGCACCGCGCAGCGCGATCCCGTAGTGCCGGATGTCCGGACGCATCGCCACCGCCAGCGCGAGGTGCTCGACGGCCGCGCGGAGGTCGCCGATCTTGCGGGCGGACAGACCGAGGCCGAACTGCGCGTAGTCGTCGGTAGGGTGACGGTCGACGATCCAGGCGAAGGTCTCCCGGGCGGCGACGTACTGCCCGGCGCTGAACTGGGCGCGGCCCAGCGCCTCGCGGACGCTCGGCGAGGCGGGCTCGGCCGCGACGGCGTGCGCGAGCAGCTGCACCGCGGCGTTGGCGTCCCCGTGGCCCAGCAGAGCCATCCCGCGGGTGTACCAGTCGTAGACCTCGCCTGCCGGCCCCGGGCGGACGCTGTCCGTCGGGGCGCCCTCGTCCGGAGTCTCTTCCGGGCGGCCGGTCTTGTCGACCATCTTCACCTCCACGACCTGGACGAACACCTACGCTGCCGCCGGGCGCCCGCACCGCGTCGGCCCTGCCGCGCCCAGCAGGTCCACCAACCGTGATTCCGAGACCCGGGAATCACGCTTCGTAACCACACCTCCCACCAGCGAGGATGGTGATGCTCCGGTCTCCAGTGTCGCCGCAAAGCCCGCCGGGACGCCCCCGGATCGGATAATGATCACTTCCGGTGGCCCGCGACCTCACCGTCCCGGCCGGACACACCACGCCCCGCGCCTCACGGCGACCGAGCCGGGCGGTTCGCGGCGACACCCACCTACGGGCCGCCGGCGCCACCCCACCCGGCCGGCGGGCCCCCCGCATCGGTCGGATGGCACCGGGCGGGTCCTACGATGCGGCTCATGCCGCATGCCGATCATCCCGTCCCCGTTCCCGCGGGACTCGTGCTCGTCCCGTTCCGGGCGGCGCGCTTCCCCGCCTCGGGGCCGGCTCTCGCCGCGCTGACCTCGCCGCCCTACGACGTGATCGACGACGCCGAGCGCGCCCAGCTGCAGGCCCGTGACGCCCACAACGTGGTGCGGCTCATCCTGCCCGGCGACGACTACGACGGCGCCGCCCGCACGCTGCGGGAATGGCTCGACGGCGGGGTGCTGCGCCGGGACGACAGGGCGTCCGTCTACGTCTGCGAGGAGGAACAGGACGGCCACGTCCAGCGGGGGCTGATCGGCGCCGTCGCCCTGGCCGACCCGGAGGCGGGGATCATCCTGCCGCACGAGAACACCATGGCGGGGACGGTCTCGGACCGGCTGGCGCTGACCCGGGCGACCCGCGCCAACCTGGAGCCCATCTTCCTGCTGTACTCCGGCGGCGGCGAGACCAGCCGGGTCGTCGGCGAACTGGTCGCGACTCCCCCGCAGGTCGAGACCACCACCGACGACGGGGTGACCCACCGGCTCTGGGCGATCGACGACCCGACGGTGCTCACCGCCGTGGCGGCCGACCTGCTGCCTCGGCGGGCCGTCATCGCCGACGGGCACCACCGCTACGCCACGTACCGGCAGTACCAGGCGGAGCGCCACGCGGCCGGGGACGGTTCGGGTCCGTGGGACTTCGGCCTCGCCTTCCTCGTGGACGCGACCGTCTCCGGCCCGCAGGTACACGCCATCCACCGGGCGGTGACCGGCCTGGACCTCGCCGCCGCGGTGCGCCGGGCCGCCGCCGCGTTCACCGTCCGCCGGCTCGCCGGCCCGGACGTCGCGGCCGCCGAACCAGCCAGCACCGAATCAGCCGACACCAGGCCAGCCGACACCGAGCAGGCAGGCACCGAGCAGGCGGGCACCGCCTGGTCGGCCTCGGGCTCCGCCGCCGGGCGCCCGGGTGGCCTCGACCCGGATCAGCTGCTCGACGAACTGGCCCAGGCCGGACAGAGCGGGCATGCCTTCGTCGTCACCGACGGCACCTCCGCCTACCTGCTCACCGAGCCCGCCGCGGACCTGCTGGCCCGCAGCCTGCCGGCCGGCCGCTCCGCCGCCTTCCGCCGGCTCGACGTCACCGTCGCCCACCTGGGGCTCATCGTGGACGTCTGGGGACTCGCGGACACGGTCGGCGTCGTCGACTACCACCACGACGCGCCGGCCGCGATCGCCGCGGCCGCAGCCGCCGGCGGGACCGCGCTGCTGCTCAACCCGACCCCCGTCGCGGACGTGACCGCGGTCGCCGAGGCCGGGGAGCGCATGCCCCGCAAGTCGACGCTGTTCACCCCGAAGCCGCGCACAGGCCTCGTCCTGCGCCCGTTGGACGCCTGACCGGCGTCAAACCGGCCTGGGAAGCCGACTGCGGTGCGTTGTGCACGATCTGCGGGCCCCTACCGTGCTCAACGCGCCGCAACCAACCGGCCTGTGCGTCAACTGGCCTGTGCGTCAAACCTGTCTGTGCGTCAACCGGTTTGTGACGGGCCGTGTGTCTGCTCCACCGCCGCCGCCGAATCC from Frankia alni ACN14a harbors:
- a CDS encoding tetratricopeptide repeat protein; the encoded protein is MVDKTGRPEETPDEGAPTDSVRPGPAGEVYDWYTRGMALLGHGDANAAVQLLAHAVAAEPASPSVREALGRAQFSAGQYVAARETFAWIVDRHPTDDYAQFGLGLSARKIGDLRAAVEHLALAVAMRPDIRHYGIALRGARAALARA
- a CDS encoding DUF1015 family protein — translated: MRLMPHADHPVPVPAGLVLVPFRAARFPASGPALAALTSPPYDVIDDAERAQLQARDAHNVVRLILPGDDYDGAARTLREWLDGGVLRRDDRASVYVCEEEQDGHVQRGLIGAVALADPEAGIILPHENTMAGTVSDRLALTRATRANLEPIFLLYSGGGETSRVVGELVATPPQVETTTDDGVTHRLWAIDDPTVLTAVAADLLPRRAVIADGHHRYATYRQYQAERHAAGDGSGPWDFGLAFLVDATVSGPQVHAIHRAVTGLDLAAAVRRAAAAFTVRRLAGPDVAAAEPASTESADTRPADTEQAGTEQAGTAWSASGSAAGRPGGLDPDQLLDELAQAGQSGHAFVVTDGTSAYLLTEPAADLLARSLPAGRSAAFRRLDVTVAHLGLIVDVWGLADTVGVVDYHHDAPAAIAAAAAAGGTALLLNPTPVADVTAVAEAGERMPRKSTLFTPKPRTGLVLRPLDA